The Pseudophaeobacter arcticus DSM 23566 genome includes a region encoding these proteins:
- a CDS encoding alpha-1,2-fucosyltransferase has product MITARLHGRLGNQMFQYAAARALAHRLHTTVALDSRGAELRGEGVLTRVFDLDLSPADKLPPLKQQAPLRYGLWRGLGLAPRFRRERGLGYNPAFETWGDDSYLHGYWQSEKYFHRIADLIRSEFTFPAFSNSQNAEMAEQIATGTAISLHVRRGDYVALAAHVLCDQAYYEAALARILDGLPDAAPTVYVFSDDPDWAKANLPLPCRKVVVDFNGPETDFEDMRLMSLCTHNIIGNSSFSWWAAWLNQNAQKHVAGPTNWFGTPKLSNPDILPDDWLKITA; this is encoded by the coding sequence ATGATCACTGCCCGTCTGCACGGTCGTCTCGGCAACCAGATGTTTCAATATGCAGCCGCCCGCGCGCTGGCGCATCGGCTGCACACCACCGTCGCGCTGGACAGCCGCGGGGCCGAGCTGCGCGGCGAGGGGGTGCTCACCCGGGTCTTTGATCTTGATCTCTCCCCTGCCGACAAGCTGCCGCCGCTCAAACAGCAGGCGCCGCTGCGTTATGGGCTCTGGCGTGGGCTTGGGCTGGCACCACGGTTTCGCCGCGAGCGCGGCCTTGGCTACAATCCAGCCTTTGAAACCTGGGGAGATGACAGCTACCTGCACGGCTATTGGCAAAGCGAGAAATATTTTCACCGCATCGCTGATCTGATCCGGTCGGAATTCACCTTCCCCGCCTTCAGCAACAGTCAGAATGCTGAGATGGCCGAGCAGATTGCAACGGGGACAGCCATTTCCCTACATGTGCGGCGCGGAGATTATGTTGCACTTGCGGCCCATGTGCTGTGTGATCAGGCCTATTACGAGGCCGCCCTGGCCCGCATTCTCGATGGGCTGCCCGATGCGGCACCAACCGTCTATGTCTTCTCGGATGATCCCGATTGGGCCAAGGCCAATCTGCCGCTGCCCTGCCGCAAGGTGGTTGTGGATTTCAACGGGCCGGAAACCGATTTTGAAGACATGCGCCTGATGAGCCTGTGCACTCACAACATTATCGGCAATAGCTCGTTTTCCTGGTGGGCGGCCTGGCTCAACCAAAATGCGCAAAAACATGTGGCAGGGCCGACCAATTGGTTTGGAACCCCCAAGCTCAGCAACCCCGATATTCTCCCCGACGACTGGCTGAAAATCACTGCATAG
- a CDS encoding RluA family pseudouridine synthase, whose translation MAVSSDYTPPQDPLEILHHDAQILVVNKPAGLLSVPGRGDHLADCLLSRLQLAFPEALLVHRLDRDTSGILVFGVTPHAQRHLSMQFEKRTTRKAYVARLTGHLAPRAGEVDLPLIVDWPNRPRQMVCHDSGKPAVTDYRVVKYGEDETRVRLTPKTGRTHQLRVHMMALGHAILGDPLYATGAARAFPRMMLHSEELRIKHPDSGESMKFRAKAPF comes from the coding sequence ATGGCTGTTTCAAGTGACTATACCCCGCCGCAGGATCCGCTGGAGATCCTGCATCATGACGCCCAGATCCTGGTGGTGAACAAACCGGCCGGGTTGCTAAGTGTTCCTGGGCGCGGTGACCATCTGGCCGACTGCCTGCTCAGTCGCCTACAGCTGGCCTTTCCCGAGGCCTTGCTGGTGCATCGGCTGGACCGGGATACCTCGGGCATTTTGGTCTTTGGGGTGACGCCCCATGCGCAGCGGCATCTGTCGATGCAGTTTGAAAAACGCACCACCCGCAAAGCCTATGTTGCGCGTCTCACCGGCCATCTGGCGCCACGCGCCGGCGAGGTTGATCTGCCGCTTATCGTGGACTGGCCCAACCGCCCCCGGCAGATGGTCTGCCACGACAGTGGCAAGCCCGCTGTCACCGATTACCGGGTGGTGAAATACGGTGAGGATGAGACCCGTGTGCGACTGACGCCAAAGACCGGCCGCACCCATCAGCTGCGGGTGCATATGATGGCATTGGGCCATGCGATCCTGGGCGATCCGCTGTATGCCACTGGTGCCGCGCGCGCGTTTCCCCGGATGATGCTGCACTCAGAAGAATTGCGGATCAAGCACCCTGACAGCGGCGAATCGATGAAGTTCCGCGCCAAGGCGCCTTTCTGA
- a CDS encoding nuclear transport factor 2 family protein: MHPTITRMQDVVAKGDESLIADLLAEDVTFLPPTYWKTWTGRAPVAAVLGHVGKVFSEFRYRRIMGEGKDWALEFQCKVGDLDTVGVDLITLNDAGLIQTFEVVMRPHKTIGALRDAINARVKTDARFLEFRKALS; encoded by the coding sequence ATGCATCCAACCATCACCCGCATGCAGGACGTTGTCGCCAAAGGCGACGAGAGCCTCATCGCCGATCTGCTGGCCGAAGACGTGACCTTCCTGCCGCCAACCTATTGGAAAACCTGGACAGGACGTGCGCCCGTTGCCGCCGTGCTGGGCCATGTGGGCAAAGTCTTCTCCGAGTTCCGCTATCGCCGCATCATGGGCGAGGGCAAGGACTGGGCGCTGGAGTTCCAATGCAAGGTGGGCGATCTCGACACCGTTGGCGTTGATCTGATCACCCTGAATGACGCAGGGCTGATCCAGACCTTCGAAGTGGTTATGCGCCCCCATAAAACCATTGGCGCCCTGCGCGATGCCATCAATGCCCGGGTCAAGACAGATGCCCGCTTTTTGGAGTTCCGCAAAGCCCTGAGCTGA